The window AGCACCACGGCCTGCTCGTTCTTCGCTCCAGCGGTGTTACGGAAGGTGATCCCTCGACAGATGAATCCGTCGCCAACCACGGCTGCATTATGTTAGTATTAGtattgatttatttttctaGTGTGCATTCATAACTACAAAATAACTACTACTACTTTTTTAGATTGGCAGACTTTTTATCGGTTGCAATCTCAGTAATAATAAGAATGTGCATGTATTCACAAACATATCCATTAATGAAAATCCGTTGTCAATGTAAAAAATAGTTATGGTGTATGATGTGCACATGACACAGGAAAGAATTAGTATCTGTAAAAATAATGTGCGTGTAATCACAAAAAATATCCATCAATAAAAATCTCTGTTGTCAATGTAAAAAGTAATTATGGTGTGCACATGACAATAGAAAGAATGATAGGTCAAACCCAAATCCGAGATGACAGAGGATAAACTCTTAACCACTGACTTAACCGTACACATCTAATATTCACATATTTAATACCTAAATTAACGATTTATGAGCAACTCACCGACAGTGGCCGAATTAAATGTGGTGGAACCTCCGCCTACACTTCTGCTTCCCGTAATTATCGTCTTCCCAATGCCATCACCCACAAGCATGATATTTTTCGAGCTTATTTCGACATTTTCCTTATATGTACCTGCCTTGACATATATCACAAACCTACCTTTTCCCGATTTTGATTTAGCAGCTGCAACGCCAGCTGCCACCGTCTCGTACTGACCCGAACCGTCCTGAGCCACCACAATATTCGCATTGTCACCTGGCGAAGAACCTTGGAGAAGCTTCCGATCACCAGGCGAAACCCATGTAGGAAATGTACCCTTATAAGATGGCAATTTAGCCTTCTTTCCTTTGTGATTCATAGCTAAAGTGTTGGCTACTAGAAAAGACACATTGTTATTCAACAAAGGCATCACATTTTTAGTAACCCCTAGCTCAATGAACCCGGCTTGACATGTTTCAAGATCGGTCAGAGCTGCACTGAGCCATGTTTGAGTATCATCATGGCTATACTTTTTCGCAAGATCAGCCGATTTCTTGAGTCTGTTGATAGTGTACTCATAGAGCTTTAGACAATCATCCCATGCAGCCTTTTCGCGCTTATTGTGACACTTGGGGCCAAGACTCTTCATGTTCTCATCTGCTTGCATGGCCTTGTCTAGTGTCAAGTTCATCAATGCTTTGAGGAAATCTTGATCATTATCAATAATACCATACTTAGGTTCACTGCTCAAGAAGAACTCACAAGGTTTAGGGTAAGGGGTTTTGCTACATAGGTTTTTAACTTCGTTTGTTGAGTGCCCATAGATCAAGGGACTTAAGAAGATAAACACAAATGCTAAACCAAGGAGCAGATGTTCCATTGTCTATAGCATAAATCAATGGACAAGAAAATATTTACAAAGAGATTGAACAAGATTGGAGATTTGTTGGGATGATGCTCATGGAAGCAATTCGTTTCTttaattatatagatatttagaagctacaagttggccTATTACAAGTGCTTGTGATGGGGATTCACCACCTACttccttaatttttttgattaattaaattaagttaACATGTACATACACTTATATGTCCTGCATGCTATATTAAGCCTTATCCGTAATAACTCGCAAAGGGTGTTTATTAGCTTCATTTGGTTCCTGAAAGGTGATTAACTATGATATTTTagtgatttattatttaaatctgTATTGTTTAAATTTATGGTTCCTGTTATATATTGTCACGCACATGTGTTTTCTTCTGCATAAATCTAGATAATAAATAGCCGAAAGCATGCATGAATATGTGATTAATAACAACTAGTTAGGATTAATGGACCTTACTGGCATGAATATGAAGTGTATACGAGCTATATGCCTGGCATGATCTATATACGTAATATCCATGTTAAGCTAATTATTGCCGACTATCGAACATGTATGTGAATTATATTATTCGGTTGgtagttatatattatttgcacACCGAGTGTTCTTAGAGTAGATCTTATTATCCCCATTGCGTCATCTTCCTATCGAGCGaatgataaaaaatttcttGTTAGCTTTCTTTCAGGAAAATAGGGCAAAAAAGATTATAATTAAGGACAAATTTTTGTTGTTCAGCTTCTCAATAAGGAAACTAAGGTAAATCCGATTGCCCGAATCGATCTGTAAGTGGTCAATTAGTTGATTTTAGAGgtataatttattgaaatatatgTAATCGGTTTATATCTTCTCGTGAGTATCGTTTCATTACAACAAACGGTTAAATTTGATTGAATGAGAAGAGGCATTAACATGTACGGAACCTTCGTGCATGTAGGTGGAGAAAGGTTGTACATGCCACACTGTATATTTCCTTGCAGGTGCATCACGAAATGGGTCAAATGCCACACTGTATATTCCCTTGCAGGTGCATCACGAAATGGGTCAAATTCATCCGTGGATAAAGTTCAAATCTAACATTTTGAATGTCCTTCGGAAAGTGCGGGAATCTACTATCAAACTATTTCGACTCATCACCAACTGTGAGGTGAGATAATTGGCCTTTAACTACAACTTTGTTGTGGTGCCACCTCATACACTCAGCTGTTTTCACAGCCATAAACAAGAGTTGCAACCTTTGGATGAGAGAGAAATAGCGCAAGATCTTTCGTGCGATCCTCTTCTTCTGCGAGTCCTTTTGCTCCTTGTATCGGTTTGTATAACATGTATCACAATGTGTTTTGTTGATGCCATTCTTGTAAAATAACATGCAATCATTTTCACTAGTATCAATTTTTTCGTAACCCATATACAATCCCGATATCATCTTTCACACCTCATAATAACTCATGGGAAGTTTGTGACCATCGGATAACACCGATCCAATAATACAAAATAACTCATCAAAGCTATTGCTACTACAATGATgcttatttttgaaatgtagTAGCTTTTTTACAAATGACAATCTTATGTAATCCTTGTTATTCAGATCACTACAAGATATGCGCCTAAATTTGACGGACAAATTTCcgttgaatttaataatttccgTTAATTTTATGCTTTTTTTCTGTCAAAATTACTATAAAAGTGATAGATATCTCTCCGTCAAATTAGAAGGCGTCACAAATAGCATGTccgtcatatttataaattttacggAACATTctgttaaatttattttgtgcTAGATTTTCATATTTCCCCccttcaattttaaaaaaaaaattgaattccctttaaattagtaaaaaacaACACAAtcttctgtcaaatttattctccCGCCAATTTTtgcaataaaatttttataaaaaaaattccctCCAAAAAACTTAATATGATGATCATCcgtcattttaaaaaaaaaagtaaatatgACAGTCGTGCATTTTTTTGTCAACTTAAAGAACCATAACTAGATCAAAATTTGTTGttatatactttttattttatatattaccaAACTACACCACAtgtataaatcataaaatttataaagcATCATAAATTAAACGAATAATGCACTAACAAAATAAAGATGCCAACAATTCCTAGATTTTGTCATACATACTCTAAATATGTCCATAAACATAACAAATTCATAAACACAAATCTACAATAGAAATAAATCCTTTTTACAAtctaaaatgttaaaaaaaaattatgcctAAAAATGAACCTAATTAATCAATTCATCCTCGGAGAGGTGAAGAATATATATCATCATGATCGAAGGCATCACCATCATTAGGATCGGAAGTGGTATCATCCTGTAAAAGCACGGCATAAGAGTTTTATAATATTGCTGGTTTGTTctaatattaagaaaattaattatgagtaaaataataatatcttagAAATATAATTAAGCTATTAAATTGTTATAATACCTAGATGATGGTCTTTCCATTTGTGCTCAAGATTTTTTCAACTGCCATAGAAACAAATTTGACATACTTAGCAAAATGTGAATGATCAGGGATGGCTTCTGCAGCAAGATGTTGAACATCATAATCTAACTCCGAGCTCAACACAGAATCCACATTGGCCTTGGGATGAGCTATGAGTGCAACATTACCAATGGCTTGATGAAGTAAATCATCTGAGAGGTGAGAAGACTGGATACCAGAGACGTGACTAGTTGATGCAACATCACTGCCATATATATCTATAAGCTTTTCACGACCCTCTCAGTTTTTTTTGTATGTTGTTGTGCCTAACTCTTTAGAAGCCTAGGAGGCAATATCTGCCTCTAAACGTCTTCGTTTGGTCGGTGATAGTGGAGGAATAGTGGGAAGAGAAGAGGTGCATGTCTCACTCTCGTCACCTCCAAGCTGAGTCTAGCTAACTATCTCTGTATTCATCCCATAACTTGACCAGCACATCCTATAAAAATTGAATACCGGGTTCAACAAATTGTATatacaatatttaaaaatgttaggcccaaagtatcgtagaagggggtaaataaattgcagtcctgtaatgggtttcatGTTCCGGAAATAtatcgggtcggtttctgaggatatgaaaatattaaaccaacacacaatattttccaaggtatatctgtatattgataaatacctcgaaggtgctataaatccaaacccgaaggttggctacaatggctactactacgtacactcgcaaaccctagcttctaaatatatatatattacacaactaagctatgatttatttgtgtgtagtaatgtgcaaggcacaaagccattccaccataaaggtggtgaagagtgtgtgTAAATTGTGAAGCAACATCTgaagtatttatagacttttcattaactaaccctagttaacttcaGGATATATAGATACAAATATATGTATCATGAACTTGCTCCACTGAAGTTGAAGTTGCGCCACCATAGACTCCGTGTCATCATGACTTAGAGAGATTCATAGCATGGATGAACTTGCGCCAAACATAATGTGTAGTACTGTTGTCACTCCTGGTTAAGGAGTTAACCAACTTGCGCTTGTATACCGCATATATGTGTCTGTTATCTCTCCTGAACTTCGCCACATGAGGGAAGGAGTTTGCGCCAGTAGTTTACCCTGTGTAAGTCTTGTtacttagaataattctaagtCACTTGAACTTGCGCCTCTCATATAGACCCATATCCCCGTTCTCTCTCCTAACTTGCGCCTCATACTTCCCTGTGCTCCACTGTACGGTTTgagttagtttatttttcattccCTGTAACTTGCGCTTAAACCCTAGTTTGGGTGTAGACACATGACATCACATgtacatgcaaaccctaggtgtagacacatgacatcatccaacatgcatgcatataatatataatataatatattatgttgtgtttatataataaataaaagtatatataaatatatacacatatatatattatatatataaacatataataatatatatgtacatatatttaaatatattctcatatattcaaatatatatatataatatataattatatgtacatacaaatatatataaatatatatagggggagACGCCCCTTATCAAGAGACTAGAGAGACTTAATATGAGCCGTTGATTCTATCAGTATTCTTTGAACAGCTACAGGGGCATGCTAGtcaaaaaaagaattgtatacgCTGATATAAATTACATGGATACGATCCGTATACGTTTTTTTTAAGGTAAGTTGTATATTCTTTTGATTTCACGCTTCAATCATGGGATTCTCTAAATTTGGAAGCTT of the Daucus carota subsp. sativus chromosome 4, DH1 v3.0, whole genome shotgun sequence genome contains:
- the LOC108216445 gene encoding pectinesterase 2; its protein translation is MEHLLLGLAFVFIFLSPLIYGHSTNEVKNLCSKTPYPKPCEFFLSSEPKYGIIDNDQDFLKALMNLTLDKAMQADENMKSLGPKCHNKREKAAWDDCLKLYEYTINRLKKSADLAKKYSHDDTQTWLSAALTDLETCQAGFIELGVTKNVMPLLNNNVSFLVANTLAMNHKGKKAKLPSYKGTFPTWVSPGDRKLLQGSSPGDNANIVVAQDGSGQYETVAAGVAAAKSKSGKGRFVIYVKAGTYKENVEISSKNIMLVGDGIGKTIITGSRSVGGGSTTFNSATVAVVGDGFICRGITFRNTAGAKNEQAVVLRSGSDLSVFYQCSFEGYQDTLYVLSNRQFYKDCDIYGTVDFIFGNAAVVFQNCNIRPRKPPNGTNAITAQGRTDPNQNTGIVIHNSRITPSEELKADQGSVDTYLGRPWKEYSRTVIIKTFMDGFIRPEGWLPWSGGFALKTLFYAEYANTGAGSSTVNRVGWPGYRVFTSASEASEFTVGNFIAGDSWLPATNVPFNTGL